The genomic region CCCTAGTAGTCGGACAGTGGGCGATAGCAAGACGCTTCAGGTTACTCTCGAAACGGAGACCAATACCATTGAATCAGTACAGGTCGTTGCTGTTGGTTATGGTACGATGAAACGTGCAACCTTGCCTACGGCGGTATCCAGTATTGGCGCCTCGGAAATTGAAAATGAAGTGTTGCCAAGTATTACACAAGCTATCCAAGGGAAAGCCGGCGGTGTGCAGGTGACGCAGAAATCGGGTTCTCCAGGTTCAGGAATTAATATCCGCGTGCGTGGTACGACCTCTATTAATGCGAGTTCAGATCCCTTATATGTGGTTGACGGTATTCCAGTGAACAGCACGACAAACTTTACCGGGGGTTCGAGCTTTGAGCTTGGAGGTGGAACGCAGGGTATCAATGTGTTGGCATCGATCAACCCTTCGGATGTGCAATCCATTGAGATATTGAAGGATGCGGCTTCGTCATCCATTTACGGATCCCGCGCGGCTAATGGCGTGGTGCTGATAACGACAAAAAAAGGAGTTGCAGGCAAAAGTGAGTTTAATTTCAATATGTATGAAGGCTTTTCGAATGTTCCGCGCGAGCGCTATCATAAAATGATGAATACCACGCAGTATCAGGATTACATGACTGATATGTATAAATATGTGAAGGAGAATAATCCCAATGCGACGATCTCTGATCAGATTTTTGCAAATCCGGATGTGAATACGGACTGGCAGGATGCGATCTTCCGCACCGCTCCAACGAGAAGCTATGAGCTATCGGCGAGCGGCGGCAGTGAGAAAACGCAGTATTACACTTCAGTTGGCTATATGCGACAGGGGGGGGGTATTGTTGAATTCTGATTTCAACAGGCTGAGTGGCCGTTTAAACCTGAATCATCAGCATAATGAGAAGTTGCGCTTTGCTGCTTCGATTAACCTGACACGTGCTATCAATCAGCGGGTTCAGGAGGAAAACTCCAAAGAGGGTCCGACGAAGAACGGGATTTTCTCGCCACCTAATATCGGAATCTATGATGCGCAGGGGAATTATGCTTATGATATGGTCACGAGAACCCGTGAGAACCCTGTAGCGATGTTAGAATTGCCGACCAACGAAGCGAATACTTTCCGTGCATTAGCGAATGCAAGTGCTGAGTATAGCTTTATTCCTGAATTAACGTTGAAGACGAGCTTTGGAACCGATATCAGTTTTATCGACGAGACCTTCTTTATGCCACCAATCGGGCTTCGCTCCTGGGCGAGTCGTGGAGGTGTAGGCGCAAGAAGAAATACCAGAGACCAGTTATGGATCAATGAGACGACTTTGACCTACGATAAAACGGTAGGCGATCACTACTTCAATGCCTTAGCAGGGTTCTCGGTGCAAGAGTCTCGATTGGAATTTGTACATGGGCAGCGTTCGAATTTTCCGAGCAACGATATCAATCAGCTCGTTGCGGGCGGTATAGTCGATAATGCGAACGCCTTTCCTGAGGAATGGGCGATTGCGTCGGCGTTTGCCAGGGTGAATTATAATTACCTGGAAAAATATATCTTAAATCTAAACTTGAGAGCTGATGGCTCCTCGCGATTTGGTGCGGATAATCGTTGGGCATATTTCCCATCGGTTGCTGCTGCCTGGAGAATTAATCAGGAGGATTTCTTAAAAGACAATAAAACCTTCAGTGATTTGAAGCTTCGTGCAAGCTGGGGTATTACCGGGAATCAGAACATTGGTAACTATGCTAGCCGTTCTCTGTATTCTGCGGGGAATAATTACATGGGCGTACCGGGATTTGTTCCGAATGTCTTGGGAGATCAAGGCTTGAAATGGGAAACGACCATGCAGTGGAATGTGGGTACCGATGTTGGTCTTTTCAATAACCGAATCTCTTTATTGGCAGATTATTACCATAAGAAAACGACTGACCTGCTATTGGGCATGCCGATTCTGCTGAGTTCAGGATTCGGGACTTATTTTACGAATGCTGGTAATATCGAGAATAAGGGTTTTGAGTTCGAGTTAAGTTCAAAGAATTTAGTCGGTGAGTTTAAATGGTCAACTTCCTTGAACATGACTTTCAATAGGAATAAGATTTTGAAGCTTGCGGATGGTGTTGACGAAATGTTCGGTGGTATCGAAGGGGTGAACCGTGCGCGGATAGGCGAGCCGCTGGGTGTTTTTTACGGATATAAAGCGGTAGGTGTGAATCCGCAGACGGGTATGATCGATTACCAAGCTCATGACGGCTCTGTTGGTCCGCCGAAGGATAATAATTTCTATAAGATTGGCGATCCGAATCCCCAGTTCTTCGGAGGTATCAGCAATAACTTCAGCTATAAAAACTTTGATTTAAGTATCCTGGGGCAATTTACCTATGGCAATGATATCTTGAACTATGGTTTAGCAAATGGTTTGGAAGGCTATAATGTGAGCTCGAATGCATTCGTAGACTGGGAGCGGAGATGGAGACAGCCGGGCGATATAACCGATGTACCTAGACCGACGCCGAGCAACTCCGACAATGGTAAAGTATCTACTCGATTTATTCAGGATGGTTCTTTTTTCAGGATTCGTAACGTGACGTTTGGCTATACCTTGCCAGAGTCTATTTCGGAAAAAATCAGAATGAAAAAGCTTCGCTGGTATTTCACCGTACAGAACGCTTATGTCTTTACGAACTACAGAGGTTTTGACCCCGAAGTAAGCTCGAGCCATGGCGGCGCGAATGCAGGTCTTATCTATGGATATGACTATGGAAGTTATCCGCAGCCAAGAATGTTTACTACCGGCTTTAACATCACGTTCTAACTATAATTGCAAAACACATGAAAAAGAATATAATCAGATTATTAATATGTTGCGGATTAGGGCTATCGGTTGCTTCCTGTGACAAGTTTTTAGACCGCGAGCCATTGGGACAGATCGGTGCGAGCGAATATTTTAAGACGGAAACGAATGCGAATTCTGCAGTCATGGGAATGTACCGGACGATGATGAATTCCTTTTCTTTCGGTCAATCCTTTATCACGGTTCCGGAGTTCTCGGCGGTTCATATTGAGCATTCCGCGAAATTTCAGGAGTACGAGTTGATGGCGATTCATAAGATCAATACGGTGAATCCATGGATGAAGAATATATGGCAGGCGGCCTATACAACCATTAACGCGGCAAACAATATTATTGCGGAGGTTCCTAATATGGCTGAGGGATCGATTTCGAATGAAAAGAGAGATCAGTTTGTTGGGGAAGCGAAGTTTGTGCGCGCGTTGAACTTTTTCTTCTTGGTTCGTGCGTTTGGTAATATACCAGTGCCATTAACGGCGACGAAGGAGGGGACAGCTCATGATTTGGATCAGTCGGCACCTGCCGAAGTGTACAAGCAGATTGTTCAGGATTTGACAGATGCGAGCAGCTTACTGCCTGTGAATAATCCGAATACGGGTGATGCCGTTCGTGGAAGAGCTTCGCATTGGGCAGCAAAGGCGCTGTTGTCGAAGGTTTACTTATATCAAGGTTCATTGACGAATGATTACTCAAAGGCAGCAAGTTTAGCGGAGGAGGTTATCAAATCTGGCAAATATTCGTTGGCTAGTGATTTCAGCTCGATATGGATAACAGAGAATAGTGCGGAAGCGATTTTTGAGCTTCAGTTTGATGGTCAAGCAACTAATCCCTTGGCCTCTGTCGCAAATAACAATGCGAGTGTTTTGTTCTTTGCAAAAGAGCCTTTCATTGATGGCTTGTTTGAGGCGACAGATAAGCGGAAGGCTTTTTCCTATAAAAAAGAGGCTTTGAAGACTGACCCAAAGACTACGAGAGCGTTTATGGGGAAATTTCCAAACTTCTCTCCGGCCAGTCAGAACTTTCCAGCAATCCGATTGGCGGAGCTGTATTTAATTCATGCGGAAGCGAAAGCCAGAGTTGACAACAGTGTCAGCGCGGCATCTTACGCTTCTTTGAAAATGGTTCAAGATCGCGCAGGTATCAGCAAGCCGATCAGCACCTACACAAGCTTGGCGGATTATATTACAGCCATACAGGATGAAAAAGAGCGAGAGCTAGTTTTTGAGGGGGAAACTTGGTTTGATCAATGCCGTACGAAATACGCTTTGAAAAAGCACAGTACGTTGACCAGTGAGAACTTTTTCCTATATCCAATCCCTGTGGATGAGATTAATCAAAGTAGTAAATTAAAGCAGAATCCGGGATATTAATAGGATTCGATAGGTATAGCGCTCAATAGCATTGGGCGCTATATTTTTTTCTAGATAGTCGGGTTTTAAGTGTCGTGAAGAAGTGTGTTACGGCTCGATGGATCGAAGAAATTGCTCCAGGTCGCTTTCTTTCGGTAGTTCGAATTTCTGTTTTAAGCGGTATTTGAACATTCTTACACTTTGAGCTTCAATATGCAGCACCTGCGCTATTTGTTTCGTGCTCATCTGAAGGTAGATATATGCGCAATATCGTAAATCAAGGGCGGTAAGTTTATTATTGGATTTCTCCATGAGGCGTTGGAAGAAGTTGGGATGGAGTTGAGAAATCTGCCAGCGAATGTCTTCGAAGTCCGCATTTAGCAGCGCTTCTTCTTTTAAAAGTTTGTTGATGTCTTGTGCATCTCCTGCTTGCAATTTCAGTTTAATCTGCTTGAGCATGTCATTCTTATGCTCAATTAATAAGCTATTAGCTAAAGCTTCTTTTTGTAGTTGCTGATGTTTCAATTCGAGTAGGTCTTGTTCGGCTTTTAGTCTAGCCTGCTCTTCTTTTTCTAGCCGTACCTGCATCTTTGCTGTTTGTTCAGCATCCTCCTTTTCCTTAGCGAGTTTCTTTTCCCGCTCGATGGAGTAGCGTAATTTATAATGATACGACCGGAACATAAATCCTAATCCCAACAAAGCCAATAGCGCCACGCCTCCATAGAGGTAGTTCATGGTTTGCCGTAGATTCGCGGTTTCCGTCAAGAGTTTGAGCTGCTGATCCTTCTTTTCTGTCTCGTATTGCATTTCAAGCTTCTGCGCATTGAATATCTGAAGCTGATCAAAGTTCTTTTTTAACACTTCTTCAGCTTTTTCTTGACAGGCTATCGCTGTTGGGTAGTCTTTCTTTTTTTTACTGATGTCGACCAGGCCTTTATATAGCGTATGCTCTAACCAAAGCATGCTATTGTCGTTTTGCTGCTCAAATTGTTTAACCTTCTAAGAGGTAATTTTCAGCGGTTTCCAGATCGCCCTCCGGCATAGCAAATTCGCTCTTTATTCCGTATATATTCACCCAGCGTTTGAACGGCGCTCGCTTTTCCTCTAAGGTAGTCTCCGCTATTTTAAGATATTTGTAGGCCTCGACTTTTCGGGTAGTCAGGGACTCCGAGGAATGTTCTAGGAGATAATTTGCGAAATTGATCATCATGATGACCAGCGTGCTGCCGCTCACTTCTGTGGGATGGCTTTGATATGTTTTATATGCTTTTTGTAGGTAAAATTGATTACTATCCAAGTCGGATACTTTGTTGTTTTCTCGGAAGCGAAAGAGGTAGATGGCAGATAGACCTAGATCTACATTGGCTTTGTAATTAGGATTTCCACTTTGCTGCGCATACTTATCACATTCTTTGATATACTGCATCATCTTATCTTCGTCCTTCCATCCGCTATAGGTAGCATATAAGAGGTAGTTTAGATGATACTTGAGGTCTAGGTGTCCTTCTTGGTTTTCTATAAGTTGGAGCCCTGTTATAGCGTCTTTTACCACCTCGTCCGGCAAATTGAAAAAGCTATTTAGCAGACTTTTGAATCGAAAAGCTACCGCTTTGGAAACCGGGCTCTTCGCATTCGGTAGAAATTCAAGGCTTTTTTCAATAGCTTCTCTCGCCAATTTCACACTGTCAATATTGATATAAAGCCCGCCTAAATATCCATAAAGCTGTGTGAGATCATCCTCCGTATTCTTTGGATTAGCAATCGCGTTCTCTATAGTTTTGATACCCTCATCAAACTTATTCTTCTGCGAGAGTTGCTCCACCTTACTTATGCACTTTTCAGTAGATTGGCGTAGCACTTGCGCATGGGTAGAGAATGATAGCAGTGATAAAATGGTGAGAATAATTCGCATAGGTGATTGACTATTAGTATATACAATCTATAAATTATTTTCTAAATAGCCCTGATGGGATCAGTTTGAAGCGAGTGCGTTTATTGGACTAAAAGTCCGTGGAGCACTTTCAGGTACATTTTGGTAGATAAAATGTATATACGAATGTATGTAGTCTGTATTGGAGTATAACAAGCGATTAGCCCCAAATGTAGCAGATATGGTCACATTCGTTAAATCAAGTTCTCATGCATAATTGGTATTCAATAAGTACATAAAAAAGCCGTCTTTATGGACGGCTCTAAATGTCTTTATTTTTTGAAAGCTTATATAACGCGCTGCGTTCTAGTACGCAGCTCTTGCTTAATTTCTCTTAATTTTAATAATCCTGGAAGCGTACTTAAAATAGATGCAATCACTAACACAGGCAATACAATATCCTGTTGTTGATTCAAATAGATCGTTGCGAAGCTCAACATGATGATATTTAACATCAAAGAAGCTAATACGAAATTATAACTATTCCTGCGTTGAATATTTAGTTGTCTATTGCTTAACTCAGAGACATTATAATTCTTCATGATCTATTTCTAAATTTTAACCTAGCATCAGTACACATTTTAGTAATGTACCAATGGAAAGTTTAAACTTAGGAAATAGTAGGAGTAAGTGCAATAGTTTTTTTTACTTTTATTCAAAGCTTTTTAAAAGATTAAAGAAAAGCTGTAGAAAATAAGCCACATGCGCTATCGATTTTCAGTCATTACATAACATTTGTAATGTATCATGTAACAACCGCCATTACACGTTTCTGCCGGACGCGTAATGGCTTATTGGGGATAACCTTAAACAATCAATGTTAAAATCATCAAAAAAAACAGTGTTGTTTAAGCCAATTGGTTGTCTACATGTTTGCATGTTTTAATTTCCTGCTGTTCTAACGCATCGCACGTTTTTAAACGGAGTTTGAAGGATGTTGAAACTTCCTATGATATTGATGTTTAGCAATTCAGTTTCCATTCTATTGAAGAAGGCGTTTGAGAGGTAAAGCTCTGGAACCTGCATTAATCAACGGAGGTAAAGCTATTATCTCATTGGAAGTCCACACGTTAGCAGAGTTTCCGAAGCTATTTCCAAAGTCTAAGCTTAGTAGCTCAAATATACTGATTGCATTACCCTGTCCATTGTAGTTGAAACGGAGTTTATTGCTCGGGTAAGGAGCTGCTGTTCCGCTAGCGGGGTATTCATAATAGCCCAATCCACCGACATTTCCCCTACTTCCCGAATGGGATAACAGATTGTCGTAGTCTGCTTCCGTAGCAATGCGCCATACGCCTTCCGGATACACTAAGCTGCATGGGTCTACATCTTGATCTCGAACGGCCCAGTTTTCAGGAAGGTGCGCTTTGAAAGCGAAGTAACTATTACGACTGCTATTGTGGTTGTAGGTGTGGTTAAAACGGTAAGGGTTGTGCCCCGCTTCATAATAGATATTCTGTCTTGCCCATTTTACGGTTCCCACGGTTAACGCGGATTCGATCATATCTACACTAACTGTACGACTTACTCCTAAAGACGAATTAGCTAAATTGACCGACGAAAGCACAACTGGCGTCGTAAAACTGCGTATACTGCCGTCATCGATATGGATGCTGAGTTTATTTAAGATAACCTGAAAATTGTTGATTGTATTCGGATTAGCGGTATAAAAGTAAGCAACGTTGCGGTCGCCATAAGCATATCCCGGCACTTGTTGAAAGTTAGAAGATACCGGCGTTGCGGAATAATTTCCCTCGTTGCTGACTGCGCCAGTAAATAGATTTAATGTCACTTTCCCAAAATAATTACCACCAAACGTAATCTCCGCGGCGCTCAGGTCTGCAAACATTCCCATGGTGTTTAGCTCGACGGCAACTCTGGATAACTTATGTTTAAAAACAATACCTAATGGCGTGTTTCCCGTATTGGCCACTTCTATGGTGTCTGTAGCATAGAGTAAGTCATAGTCTCGCCTGTAGGTATGTTTGGAGAAAGGGGGTCGGAGACATTCGGCAATGGGATGCTATTATCTCTATTGTAGGAGTATGCGATCCATCGATAGCTAGCACCTTTTACAACATCAATCTTTAGCTCCGTGCCGGCGGTCGCTTCGACATTCGCATGCAAACTGCCATCCATATTGCAAAGCAGCATCCTGAAGAGGATTCCTGAGGCTACAGACTCTGCTCTGATACCTCCAGACGACTGCTTATTCTTACTTGATGATATCAGCCTGATCTTATCGTTTGTCTTATATTCATCGCGTTTAACATCG from Sphingobacterium sp. BN32 harbors:
- a CDS encoding SusC/RagA family TonB-linked outer membrane protein: MSYRRAAAVRKRSITLQLAICDRGGVLLNSDFNRLSGRLNLNHQHNEKLRFAASINLTRAINQRVQEENSKEGPTKNGIFSPPNIGIYDAQGNYAYDMVTRTRENPVAMLELPTNEANTFRALANASAEYSFIPELTLKTSFGTDISFIDETFFMPPIGLRSWASRGGVGARRNTRDQLWINETTLTYDKTVGDHYFNALAGFSVQESRLEFVHGQRSNFPSNDINQLVAGGIVDNANAFPEEWAIASAFARVNYNYLEKYILNLNLRADGSSRFGADNRWAYFPSVAAAWRINQEDFLKDNKTFSDLKLRASWGITGNQNIGNYASRSLYSAGNNYMGVPGFVPNVLGDQGLKWETTMQWNVGTDVGLFNNRISLLADYYHKKTTDLLLGMPILLSSGFGTYFTNAGNIENKGFEFELSSKNLVGEFKWSTSLNMTFNRNKILKLADGVDEMFGGIEGVNRARIGEPLGVFYGYKAVGVNPQTGMIDYQAHDGSVGPPKDNNFYKIGDPNPQFFGGISNNFSYKNFDLSILGQFTYGNDILNYGLANGLEGYNVSSNAFVDWERRWRQPGDITDVPRPTPSNSDNGKVSTRFIQDGSFFRIRNVTFGYTLPESISEKIRMKKLRWYFTVQNAYVFTNYRGFDPEVSSSHGGANAGLIYGYDYGSYPQPRMFTTGFNITF
- a CDS encoding carboxypeptidase-like regulatory domain-containing protein is translated as MMQNLYYSLFMICALIFYGQRSEAKNLNSLHRNHLNSTKLKSIAKLDSIKITGKVTDANGTALEGVVITEKNTTNSSISDKDGAYELSAGASGTLVFLKSGFQTKEVPVNNQKEIIVSLLAGEDKPEAAAEQDTLKKEVPDTVAKQVPKSNVQAPTTQAQGTVSGTVSGPSGPLAGVTVQVRGTSVSSSTDQDGKFEIAASPGQTLTFNSVGYAPSSRTVGDSKTLQVTLETETNTIESVQVVAVGYGTMKRATLPTAVSSIGASEIENEVLPSITQAIQGKAGGVQVTQKSGSPGSGINIRVRGTTSINASSDPLYVVDGIPVNSTTNFTGGSSFELGGGTQGINVLASINPSDVQSIEILKDAASSSIYGSRAANGVVLITTKKGVAGKSEFNFNMYEGFSNVPRERYHKMMNTTQYQDYMTDMYKYVKENNPNATISDQIFANPDVNTDWQDAIFRTAPTRSYELSASGGSEKTQYYTSVGYMRQGGGIVEF
- a CDS encoding RagB/SusD family nutrient uptake outer membrane protein → MKKNIIRLLICCGLGLSVASCDKFLDREPLGQIGASEYFKTETNANSAVMGMYRTMMNSFSFGQSFITVPEFSAVHIEHSAKFQEYELMAIHKINTVNPWMKNIWQAAYTTINAANNIIAEVPNMAEGSISNEKRDQFVGEAKFVRALNFFFLVRAFGNIPVPLTATKEGTAHDLDQSAPAEVYKQIVQDLTDASSLLPVNNPNTGDAVRGRASHWAAKALLSKVYLYQGSLTNDYSKAASLAEEVIKSGKYSLASDFSSIWITENSAEAIFELQFDGQATNPLASVANNNASVLFFAKEPFIDGLFEATDKRKAFSYKKEALKTDPKTTRAFMGKFPNFSPASQNFPAIRLAELYLIHAEAKARVDNSVSAASYASLKMVQDRAGISKPISTYTSLADYITAIQDEKERELVFEGETWFDQCRTKYALKKHSTLTSENFFLYPIPVDEINQSSKLKQNPGY